In Pyricularia oryzae 70-15 chromosome 2, whole genome shotgun sequence, one genomic interval encodes:
- a CDS encoding mitochondrial ribosomal protein subunit S18, which yields MQRSLAYRLPTRTITRSILTQKHNTPLPPWRRGFANEIGQEPTSESATPEAQTTPSPKQTGSGVGQLSKMAETLSKVGAESTPKIATEALNPHRHRQTVSEDAEKSTGKVVDSEEPYHFHIYSHKHNTHVTVTDPNRDAIVSLSTGNLGFKKSGRKHYDSAYQLGALVIDKLQEKGLHNKINKLEVVLRGFGAGREAVTKVLMGNEGRLFRPKIVSVADSTRLKFGGTRSKKPRRLG from the coding sequence ATGCAAAGAAGTCTGGCATACCGACTCCCAACGAGGACCATCACTCGTTCTATTCTCACTCAGAAACATAACACGCCCTTACCACCATGGAGGAGAGGCTTTGCCAACGAGATCGGGCAAGAGCCGACCTCAGAGTCGGCCACTCCCGAAGCCCAGACGACGCCCAGTCCTAAACAGACAGGTTCCGGCGTCGGGCAGCTCTCCAAGATGGCAGAAACCTTATCAAAAGTTGGAGCCGAAAGCACGCCTAAGATTGCCACAGAAGCTCTGAATCCTCACAGGCACAGGCAAACCGTTAGCGAAGATGCCGAAAAATCTACGGGAAAGGTGGTAGACAGTGAAGAGCCATATCACTTCCACATATACAGCCACAAACATAACACACATGTAACTGTGACGGACCCGAATCGCGACGCCATCGTGTCTCTGTCTACCGGGAACCTCGGTTTCAAGAAGTCCGGCCGCAAACATTACGACTCGGCGTATCAGCTCGGAGCTTTGGTCATTGACAAGCTGCAAGAAAAGGGGTTGCACAACAAGATCAACAAGCTGGAGGTTGTCTTACGAGGATTTGGTGCTGGGCGAGAGGCTGTGACCAAGGTTCTCATGGGCAACGAAGGGAGGCTGTTCCGCCCCAAGATTGTTAGTGTCGCCGACTCAACGAGGCTCAAGTTTGGAGGTACGAGGAGTAAGAAGCCAAGACGTTTGGGATAA